In Candidatus Contubernalis alkalaceticus, the following proteins share a genomic window:
- a CDS encoding GntR family transcriptional regulator — translation MHFYLLPSSGIPIYKQIIKQIKHSAAGGLLNPGDQLPSVRELSENLTINPNTVSKAYQELEREGIINIIHGVGTFVSKGKYSMEESQKEDLMKNSIRQLFTESFHLGLSQERLKILFLEEYENGVINRKGE, via the coding sequence ATGCATTTTTACCTCCTACCCAGCAGCGGAATTCCAATTTATAAACAAATCATTAAACAGATTAAGCATTCTGCCGCTGGTGGCCTGCTTAATCCAGGGGATCAACTTCCTTCCGTTAGGGAACTCTCCGAAAACCTCACCATAAACCCCAATACGGTGAGTAAAGCCTACCAGGAGTTGGAGAGGGAAGGGATTATCAACATTATTCATGGAGTAGGCACCTTTGTTTCAAAAGGGAAATATTCCATGGAAGAGTCCCAAAAAGAGGATTTAATGAAAAATTCTATCAGACAGCTATTTACAGAATCCTTTCATTTGGGATTAAGTCAAGAAAGGTTAAAGATTCTTTTTTTGGAGGAATACGAAAACGGAGTGATAAATAGAAAGGGGGAATAG
- a CDS encoding ABC transporter ATP-binding protein gives MGQPVLSVRGLRKSFGDKVVVKDVSFDVCPGEIFGVLGPNGAGKTTAIRMIMGVMMPDQGEVNFRLNGKTGLLDKTKLGYLPEERGLYDNVKVIQTLIYLGELKGVSTAEAKKRALEWLEVMNLVEYAESKLEKLSKGMQQKIQFIASVLHRPDLVLLDEPFSGLDPINQDLFKELIRKLQGEGITILLSAHQMSVVEELCNRIFLIDKGEEILYGTVQGIKDDYHQYSVNLSFTQGEALHQFLTLLPEVKSLHITSEKADFRISSSFDLNDFINQLTSYCHLERVVIQKPPLHEIFVNTVRERGMKNV, from the coding sequence TTGGGACAGCCAGTATTGTCTGTGCGAGGGTTACGAAAAAGTTTTGGTGACAAAGTAGTTGTTAAGGATGTGTCATTTGATGTATGCCCGGGGGAAATATTTGGAGTTCTAGGACCCAATGGGGCAGGTAAAACTACAGCTATCAGGATGATAATGGGAGTTATGATGCCAGATCAAGGGGAAGTTAATTTTCGTTTGAATGGAAAGACAGGTCTATTGGATAAAACAAAGCTGGGGTATCTGCCGGAGGAAAGGGGACTATATGATAACGTTAAAGTTATACAAACTCTCATTTATTTGGGGGAGCTCAAGGGTGTGTCCACAGCGGAGGCAAAAAAAAGAGCTCTAGAATGGCTTGAAGTTATGAACCTTGTTGAGTATGCAGAAAGCAAACTGGAAAAATTATCAAAGGGTATGCAGCAGAAAATACAGTTTATCGCTTCGGTTCTGCACCGCCCAGACCTGGTTTTATTGGATGAGCCTTTTTCTGGGCTGGATCCCATTAACCAAGATTTATTCAAAGAACTAATTAGAAAGCTTCAAGGGGAAGGGATTACAATCCTTCTTTCTGCTCACCAAATGAGTGTGGTAGAGGAGCTTTGCAACAGGATCTTTTTAATTGATAAAGGAGAAGAAATACTGTACGGAACAGTACAGGGAATTAAAGATGACTATCATCAATACTCTGTTAATTTGTCCTTTACCCAAGGAGAGGCGCTTCATCAATTTCTTACTTTGCTGCCAGAAGTTAAAAGCTTACACATCACGTCAGAAAAAGCGGATTTTCGAATTTCCAGCTCATTTGATTTAAATGATTTTATAAACCAATTGACTTCTTACTGCCATTTGGAGCGGGTTGTAATACAGAAACCTCCTCTACACGAAATATTTGTAAATACAGTCAGGGAGAGGGGGATGAAAAATGTTTAG
- a CDS encoding ABC transporter permease: MFSKNVKTVVKWEINNTIKSAGFIIFTLLIPIVMLIGGALPGLIGDGIMGEEKTVAVLDETQDCFFGTRLSQMESDNLSFELFSASREELRQKVASGDYDGGLVFNQEELAQGVIPFYLEDTSYNNPAYFRVDSFLQPLIFEEKMNQIGLSQEDKEILASPLHLQVLPPVQESSMNGGAGEDGLSEEERMQEGEFHFEVGAEEILPLVFGVLLFISVLVLGQILMYGVIKEKKNRIVEILLSSLSAVELLWGKLISFGILSMIQILIWVITGLFVVTYLVEIPFSLQVSAGTMVPLLLYFVLGYFLLSSLFAVLGSIMKDAESGSQVQGMIVLIPMLPMFIATPIMMFPDATWVKVLSFIPIFTPGMMLLRIGIADIPLWETVGTLLVLAVSLVVFIKISAKIFEGSILQYDRASTIKDMMNTLTKKSPAK; encoded by the coding sequence ATGTTTAGCAAGAATGTAAAGACTGTGGTTAAGTGGGAAATTAATAATACGATAAAGAGTGCCGGATTTATCATCTTTACTCTATTAATTCCCATTGTCATGCTGATTGGCGGAGCTTTACCTGGGTTGATTGGGGATGGAATTATGGGAGAAGAAAAAACAGTTGCTGTGCTGGATGAAACTCAGGATTGTTTTTTTGGCACCAGGCTGTCTCAGATGGAAAGTGATAATCTTAGTTTTGAGCTTTTCTCTGCTTCCCGGGAGGAGCTCCGGCAGAAAGTGGCTTCAGGTGATTATGACGGCGGACTGGTTTTTAATCAGGAAGAATTAGCCCAGGGTGTTATTCCTTTTTATCTTGAGGATACAAGTTATAATAATCCCGCATATTTTAGAGTTGATTCTTTTTTACAACCACTGATATTTGAAGAAAAAATGAATCAAATAGGCCTTTCTCAAGAGGATAAAGAAATATTAGCTTCACCGTTACACCTTCAAGTTCTGCCACCTGTTCAGGAATCGTCTATGAATGGTGGTGCCGGGGAAGATGGATTGTCTGAAGAGGAGAGAATGCAGGAAGGTGAATTTCATTTTGAAGTTGGAGCAGAAGAAATACTGCCTTTAGTTTTTGGGGTGCTTCTTTTTATTTCTGTTTTAGTTTTAGGGCAAATTCTAATGTATGGCGTTATCAAGGAAAAAAAGAATAGAATTGTGGAGATACTTCTTTCTTCTCTTTCCGCTGTGGAACTTTTATGGGGAAAGCTTATTAGTTTTGGTATTCTCAGCATGATACAAATATTGATTTGGGTAATCACTGGACTTTTTGTTGTAACATACCTTGTAGAAATACCATTTTCTTTGCAGGTCAGTGCCGGAACGATGGTTCCTTTGCTCCTATATTTTGTCCTGGGATATTTCCTTCTTTCTTCACTTTTTGCTGTTCTGGGATCTATCATGAAAGACGCTGAAAGCGGCAGCCAAGTCCAGGGAATGATCGTGCTTATTCCTATGCTTCCCATGTTTATAGCTACACCTATAATGATGTTTCCAGATGCCACCTGGGTAAAAGTATTAAGTTTTATTCCCATATTCACGCCGGGTATGATGCTTTTAAGAATTGGTATAGCTGATATTCCTCTGTGGGAAACTGTAGGGACTTTGCTGGTCTTGGCTGTTTCCTTAGTAGTTTTTATTAAAATCTCAGCTAAAATATTTGAAGGCAGCATCCTTCAGTATGACAGGGCTTCCACAATAAAGGATATGATGAACACCCTGACGAAAAAATCCCCAGCAAAATAA
- a CDS encoding DUF3006 domain-containing protein, whose amino-acid sequence MKAVIDRIESNYAVVLMGDEEIKINIPLDFLPKNAPEGSWLKITFELDAEETKKQEKKISDLIEKLKNKNN is encoded by the coding sequence ATGAAAGCTGTCATTGATAGAATAGAAAGTAATTATGCTGTGGTTTTAATGGGAGATGAAGAGATTAAAATTAATATTCCTTTAGACTTTTTACCCAAAAACGCCCCAGAGGGCAGTTGGCTGAAAATTACTTTTGAGTTGGATGCTGAAGAAACAAAAAAACAAGAAAAAAAGATTTCTGATTTGATTGAAAAACTTAAAAATAAAAACAATTGA
- a CDS encoding ComEC/Rec2 family competence protein: MKKTHIFILSFLLILLLLSGCGNITTDKIINSLEEIVMDVLDSPVDSDPETIQEPADPEYQGQLQVHFIDVGQGDAIFIKSPSHNILIDGGERGNTVLNYLEEQGIDELHLVIGTHPHSDHIGGLINILESMPVTEVIDSGAVHTTKTFEDYLEVIDKKEIKYTEGRAGLARHLGSGVSMQILHPSQASGSNLNDSSIVVKLTFGKISFMFTGDAEEASEKAILKRGYNLKSTFLKVGHHGSSTSTTDSFLSALDADAAIIMVGENNEYGFPHHETLSKLNDAHIDIYMTSVHGTIVITTDGQTYDINVKQPYQYTKGQESEPEPEPDEPSEN; encoded by the coding sequence ATGAAAAAAACACATATTTTTATACTATCTTTTTTATTAATTCTATTGTTACTATCAGGGTGCGGAAACATAACAACCGATAAAATTATTAATTCTCTGGAAGAAATAGTAATGGATGTATTGGATTCCCCTGTAGATTCTGACCCAGAAACAATACAGGAACCTGCAGATCCAGAATATCAAGGGCAGCTTCAAGTCCACTTTATTGATGTAGGCCAAGGAGATGCCATATTTATTAAATCACCTTCTCACAATATTTTAATTGACGGTGGAGAACGGGGAAACACAGTATTAAATTACCTTGAAGAACAAGGAATAGATGAGCTTCATTTAGTTATAGGCACCCATCCTCATTCAGACCATATCGGTGGTCTGATAAATATTTTAGAAAGCATGCCCGTAACAGAAGTAATAGATTCCGGCGCTGTCCACACCACAAAAACATTTGAAGACTACTTAGAAGTGATAGATAAAAAAGAAATAAAATATACCGAAGGCCGCGCAGGCTTGGCCAGACACCTGGGAAGCGGCGTATCAATGCAAATACTGCACCCCTCTCAAGCCTCCGGTTCTAATTTAAATGATTCCTCAATTGTAGTAAAACTCACCTTTGGGAAAATTAGTTTTATGTTCACAGGAGATGCGGAAGAAGCCAGTGAAAAAGCAATTCTCAAAAGAGGATATAATCTAAAAAGCACATTTTTGAAAGTAGGTCACCATGGAAGCAGCACAAGCACAACTGATTCATTTTTAAGCGCTTTAGATGCAGACGCTGCCATCATCATGGTGGGAGAAAACAATGAATATGGATTTCCACACCATGAAACCCTATCCAAATTAAATGATGCCCATATAGACATATACATGACTAGTGTTCACGGTACCATTGTAATAACCACCGATGGTCAAACCTATGACATTAACGTAAAACAACCTTACCAATATACTAAAGGACAAGAATCTGAGCCGGAGCCGGAACCGGATGAACCCTCAGAAAATTAG